The following is a genomic window from Chryseobacterium ginsenosidimutans.
TTCGGTAGTTGAGGTAATTGTAAATAATGCGGGAATTACAAGAGACGGACTGTTTATGTGGATGCCAAGTGAAGACTGGAACTCAGTGATTAACACGAGCTTAAATGGATTTTTCAACGTTACGAATTTCTTCATTCAGAAATTGTTGCGTAATAAATATGGCAGAATTATCAATATGGTTTCCGTTTCAGGAGTGAAAGGAACGGCAGGACAAACCAATTATTCTGCGGCAAAAGGTGCTTTGGTTGGAGCGACAAAAGCTCTGGCTCAGGAAGTTGCCAAAAGAAATATTACTGTAAATGCAGTCGCTCCGGGTTTCATCAAAACAGATATGACACAGGGTTTTAATGAAGATGAATTGAAGACGATGATTCCTGCAAACAGATTCGGTGAAGCGGAAGAAGTGGCTGATTTGGTTGCGTTTTTGGCTTCCAGAAAATCTTCTTACATTACAGGTGAAGTGATTAATATTAATGGTGGAATTTATTCATAAATAATGTAGCAATATAACAATGTATCAGTGTACCAATTGTTTACATTCTTAAACTGAGATATTGTTAAATTTAATAACATGGAAAACAGGGTTGTAATTACCGGAATGGGAATTTATTCTTGTATTGGGATTTCTTTAGATGAAGTTAAAGAATCGCTGTATCAAGGGAAATCCGGTATTGCTTTAGTTCAGGAAAGAAAAGAATTCGGTTTCAGATCGGGATTGACGGGTGTTGTTCCAAAGCCGGATTTGAAAAGTCTTTTAAACAGAAGACAGCGTGTAAGCATGGGCGAAGAAAGTGAATATGCTTATCTTGCGACCACGGATGCTTTGAAGCAGGCAAAAGTTGATCAGGACTTTCTGGATCATAATGAAGTAGGAATTTTGTACGGTAATGACAGTGTTTCTCAAGCAGTTGTAGAGTCAATTGATATTGCGAGAGAGAAAAAAGATACTACCTTAATGGGTTCAGGTGCGATTTTTAAATCGATGAATTCTACCGTTACCATGAATCTTTCAACAATATTCAAATTAAGAGGGATTAATCTTACCATCAGTGCAGCTTGCGCAAGCGGATCTCATTCTTTAGGGTTAGCTTATATGATGATTAAGAATGGGTTACAAGACATGATTGTGTGTGGAGGAGCCCAGGAAACTAACAAATATTCCATGGCGAGTTTTGATGGTTTAGGCGTTTTTTCGGTAAGAGAAGATGAACCTACAAAAGCATCAAGACCGTTTGATTCTCAAAGGGATGGCTTGATCCCAAGTGGCGGAGCGGCGTCTTTAATTGTTGAAAGTTTAGAATCAGCACAAAAAAGAGGAGCAAATATTTTAGGTGAAATTATCGGTTACGGTTTCTCATCAAATGGCGGACATATTTCTACACCCAATGTGGATGGTCCCGCTTTAGCAATGGACAGAGCATTAAAACAATCTGGTTTATCAGCAAAAGATATCGATTATATTAATGCCCATGCTACTTCTACACCAATTGGTGATACGAATGAAGCAAAAGCAATTTATGAGATTTTCGGGAGTGAAGTGCCTGTAAGTTCTACCAAATCTATGACCGGTCATGAATGTTGGATGGCGGGAGCAAGTGAAGTAATTTACTCCATTCTGATGATGCAGAATGATTTTGTGGCACCAAATATTAATTTGGAAAATCCCGATGATGAGGCAAAAAAGATAAATTTGGTTGCTGAAACAAAAAGTCAAAAAATTGACGTATTTTTGTCGAATTCTTTTGGATTTGGAGGGACAAATTCTGCATTAATTGTAAAAAAATTTGATTAAAAACATGGAAAGGGAAAAAATTGTTGCTATCGTCAATGACTTTTTGGTTAATGAATTCGAGGTAGACGGCGATGAAATCAGCAATGAAGCAAACTTAAAAATGACTTTAGGCCTAGACAGCTTAGATTATATTGATATGGTTGTAGTGATTGAATCTAATTTTGGAGTGAAATTAGGTGAAGCAGATTTCAAGAAAATGATCACTTTTGATGATTTCTATTCGACTATTCAAAATAAAATTGCTGAAAAGAACGCTTAATTATTGATTGAAACTTTATTTTCTATTAAAATTTATCGCAAAAATTAAATTCAAAGCCTTTGCGAACTTAAACGCGGAATTGTATTAAAAAACTTAGTGGTCTTTGTGATAAAAAATAAATTCCAAAACGAGATATGAACAAGTGGAAAGGTAAATCTAAAGGGACAATATTGGGTTATAAAATATTTGTCTGGTGCATTAGAAATATCGGAATCCGAAGTTCATATTTTGTGCTTTATTTTGTTGCTTTATACTATTTTTTGTTCGAAAAAAACAGCAATAAATATTTTACTTATTATTTCCAAAAAAGACTGAATTATGGATATTGGAAAACAAAAATTTCCTTATTTAAAAGTTATTTTACTTTTGGGACGATCTTGATTGATAAAACTGCGATTTCTTCCGGATTAAGAGAAAAATATACCTACGAATTTGATGGGGTTGAAAATCTCAAGAACCTTTTAAATGAGAAAAAAGGAGGAGTCTTAATCAGTGCCCACATCGGAAATTTCGAAATTGCAGAGCACTTTTTTGCTGACATCGATTTTGATTGCCAGATTAATTTAGTTACAACAGATCAGGAGGTTACGGTTATAAAGGAATACTTGGAAAGCGTTACTGTTAAAAAAAGTAGCATCAAATTTATTTATGTAAAAGACGATATGTCGCATATTTTCGACATTAATGAAGCGCTTTCAAAAAATGAATTGATCTGTTTTACAGGTGACCGTTATTTTGAAGGTTCCAAATTTTTAGAAGCTGATTTGCTGGGAAAAAGTGCAAAATTTCCGGCCGGACCTTTCTTAATTGCTTCCAGATTAGGTGTTCCCGTTGTATATGTGTACGTGATGAAAGAAAAAAATCTTCATTATCATTTGTATGCAAGAGTTGCCGAAAGCGTAAAAAAACGTGATGCACAGGGACTTTTAATCTCTTATACCCAAAATCTTGAATCAATGATTAAAAAATATCCTCTTCAATGGTTCAATTATTTTGATTTTTGGGATGATATTGATTAATTTCCTATTTTTACCTCTGAAAAGCTAATATAAAACTCAAACCATTAAGATATTAAAATATTTTTCTTTACTGAATGTATATGCATTTGCGATCTAAACATGAAGTTTATAAAAAGTCTTGCAATCTTTGCTTTAAAATAATATCTTACTAAGTAAATTTCTCCTTTGAAAAAAGAATATGACATACTTGTAATCGGCAGCGGATTGGGAGGTCTTGTTTCGGCTCTTATTTTGGCGAAAGAAGGCTTGAAAGTCTGTGTCTTGGAGAAAAATAATCAATACGGTGGAAATTTGCAGACATTTTCCCGCGATAAGCTGATCTTTGACACCGGAGTTCATTATTTGGGAGGGCTTTCAAAGGGACAGAATCTTCATCAATTTTTCTCATATCTTGAAATCATGAACGATTTGGAACTCCAGAAAATGGAGGAAAACTGTTATGATAAGATTACTTTTGGAGATGATAAAATTGAATATCCGCACGCGCAAGGCTATGAAAATTTTGTTGCACAGTTAACAACATATTTTCCTGACGAACGTGAGAATTTAGAAGATTATTGTGAAGAAATTCAGCGGGTTTGTAATCATTTTCCAAGATACAATGTTGTTGGGAATGATAATTACAAAGAGGAAATACTTCATTTAAATACAAAAAGATTTATCGAATCCATTACCCAGAACAAAAAATTGCAGGCTGTTTTATTAGGCTCAAACTTTTTATATGCAGGAGATTCGGAAAATGTGCCTTTTTATGTTCATGCTTTGACAGTGAATTCTTACATTCAAAGTGCTTACAAATGTGTGAAAGGAGGAAGCCAGATTTCTAAATTATTGATCAGGAAATTAAGACAATACGGAGCAGATGTCCATAAACATTCAGAAGTTTCTGAAATCATTTTTAATGATAAAAATATTTTAAGTTCGGTAAAAACGAAATCAGGAAGAGAATATTTCGCAAAAAAGTTTATTTCTAATATTGAAATTCGCTCATTAATAAACCTGATTGGCAAAGAAAGGTTAAAAAAGTCCTTTTTAAACAGAGTTTTAAGTTGGGAACCCGTTTCGTCATGTTTCAGTGTTTATTTGGTTTTAAAACCGCATTCGTTTTCTAATTTCAATTATAATATTTACCATTATTCATCAGAAGAATTGGTTTGGAATGCCTATCGTTATAATAAAAAAGCATGGCCTGAAACGTATATGCTTTCGTCAACATCTTCAAAACATCATCCTGAATTTGCAGAAAGTTTAACTGCAATTTCTTATATGGATTTTGATGAAGTCAGAGATTGGCAAAATACATTTAATACCATTGCTGATGAGCATGAAAGGGGAGAGCAATACGAACAGTTCAAGCAGGAAAAAGCAGAAAGAATGATTGACGCTTTGGAAAAGAAATTTCCGAATTTAAGAGATTCAATTAAAAATATTTACACCTCTTCACCTTTGTCTTATCGCGATTATATCGGAAGTTTTGATGGAAACATGTATGGCTATGTTAAGAACTCGGAAAATCCTTTAAAAACAATGGTCTCTCCGCGTACGAAGATCGATAATCTGTTTCTTACAGGGCAATCTGTCAATATGCACGGGGTTTTAGGATGTACAATCGGAGCTTTCAATACTTGTGCTGAAATTTTAGGAAAAGAACTAATCGATGATCGATTGACACAAATGATTAATAAAAGTAAAGGTGAAGAATAATAGACAGATTATTGCTATTCCGAGAGAAGCGAATCGTAGCAAAGAATCTAATTTAAAAAAGCATTTTCCCTTTCGTCGAAATGACATTGGGAAAATTATAGTTTTTGTAGGTATAATCTTCAGTCTCATATCTTGCGGTGTCAGAAAGTCTATAAAACATATTCCTGAAGTAAATCAATATGCTTTGGAAATTCCAAAAGTTAATAAAATTAATGATTCAACTTTTAGCTTTAATCAAAATTATTTAACCAAGAATAAGCAGCAGCTTTGGGAATTGTATATTAAAGGAAATCCTTTACAATTGGGTTACAATAATGGAGCTTTAACGCAAAATCTGATGCAGAAGCAGGAAGAAATTTTCTTTTCTAAAGTGGAGGGTTTTGTTCCTTCAAAGTTTAAACAGAATATCTTACGCTGGTTTATGAAATGGTACAACCGAAAAATGTATCTGAATGTTCGTGAAGATTATCAGGCAGAATTGTACGGACTATCTCATTATTCATCGGATAAATACGACTTTATTGCTCCAAAATATCTGCGAAGTTTATATTTGCACGGTGCTCACGATATTGGTCATGCCATGCAGGATTTGATGGTGGTTGGTTGTACTTCTTTGGCAGTTTGGAATCAAAATACGGAAGACGGAGATTTACTGATCGGACGAAACTTTGACTTTTATGTAGGAGATGA
Proteins encoded in this region:
- the fabG gene encoding 3-oxoacyl-ACP reductase FabG, whose translation is MKCAIVTGGSRGIGRAICIKLAEEKNYHILINYTSNEAAAKETLAKVEELGSTGEILKFDVGNAEETLKVLGEWQENNSGSVVEVIVNNAGITRDGLFMWMPSEDWNSVINTSLNGFFNVTNFFIQKLLRNKYGRIINMVSVSGVKGTAGQTNYSAAKGALVGATKALAQEVAKRNITVNAVAPGFIKTDMTQGFNEDELKTMIPANRFGEAEEVADLVAFLASRKSSYITGEVININGGIYS
- a CDS encoding beta-ketoacyl-[acyl-carrier-protein] synthase family protein — encoded protein: MENRVVITGMGIYSCIGISLDEVKESLYQGKSGIALVQERKEFGFRSGLTGVVPKPDLKSLLNRRQRVSMGEESEYAYLATTDALKQAKVDQDFLDHNEVGILYGNDSVSQAVVESIDIAREKKDTTLMGSGAIFKSMNSTVTMNLSTIFKLRGINLTISAACASGSHSLGLAYMMIKNGLQDMIVCGGAQETNKYSMASFDGLGVFSVREDEPTKASRPFDSQRDGLIPSGGAASLIVESLESAQKRGANILGEIIGYGFSSNGGHISTPNVDGPALAMDRALKQSGLSAKDIDYINAHATSTPIGDTNEAKAIYEIFGSEVPVSSTKSMTGHECWMAGASEVIYSILMMQNDFVAPNINLENPDDEAKKINLVAETKSQKIDVFLSNSFGFGGTNSALIVKKFD
- a CDS encoding acyl carrier protein; amino-acid sequence: MEREKIVAIVNDFLVNEFEVDGDEISNEANLKMTLGLDSLDYIDMVVVIESNFGVKLGEADFKKMITFDDFYSTIQNKIAEKNA
- a CDS encoding LpxL/LpxP family acyltransferase, translating into MNKWKGKSKGTILGYKIFVWCIRNIGIRSSYFVLYFVALYYFLFEKNSNKYFTYYFQKRLNYGYWKTKISLFKSYFTFGTILIDKTAISSGLREKYTYEFDGVENLKNLLNEKKGGVLISAHIGNFEIAEHFFADIDFDCQINLVTTDQEVTVIKEYLESVTVKKSSIKFIYVKDDMSHIFDINEALSKNELICFTGDRYFEGSKFLEADLLGKSAKFPAGPFLIASRLGVPVVYVYVMKEKNLHYHLYARVAESVKKRDAQGLLISYTQNLESMIKKYPLQWFNYFDFWDDID
- a CDS encoding phytoene desaturase family protein, whose amino-acid sequence is MKKEYDILVIGSGLGGLVSALILAKEGLKVCVLEKNNQYGGNLQTFSRDKLIFDTGVHYLGGLSKGQNLHQFFSYLEIMNDLELQKMEENCYDKITFGDDKIEYPHAQGYENFVAQLTTYFPDERENLEDYCEEIQRVCNHFPRYNVVGNDNYKEEILHLNTKRFIESITQNKKLQAVLLGSNFLYAGDSENVPFYVHALTVNSYIQSAYKCVKGGSQISKLLIRKLRQYGADVHKHSEVSEIIFNDKNILSSVKTKSGREYFAKKFISNIEIRSLINLIGKERLKKSFLNRVLSWEPVSSCFSVYLVLKPHSFSNFNYNIYHYSSEELVWNAYRYNKKAWPETYMLSSTSSKHHPEFAESLTAISYMDFDEVRDWQNTFNTIADEHERGEQYEQFKQEKAERMIDALEKKFPNLRDSIKNIYTSSPLSYRDYIGSFDGNMYGYVKNSENPLKTMVSPRTKIDNLFLTGQSVNMHGVLGCTIGAFNTCAEILGKELIDDRLTQMINKSKGEE